In Citrus sinensis cultivar Valencia sweet orange chromosome 3, DVS_A1.0, whole genome shotgun sequence, the sequence TATGATTGAGCGAACAAAAACATTACAAAGATTTTAGAATTGGTGGTTATATTGACAGAATTAAAGTCAAGTCATAACCAGGTCAGCCAGACTCACTAAAGagggaaattttgaaaatggctATTGAAATCAGTGGAAGACAATAATAGACATTGGAAAAACATTTAGAAAGAAATCAAGAGAGATCAACCTGAGTACTGAGTCTATACGTCATGAGATCAAAAGATCCATCAGGTGGTATGAAAGATATTGTCCGATCATTTTCAAAACGAGCCAAACGTACACACCTAACACAGATATAAGCAATCAAGTAATAGGATTTGaaaggaaacaaaagaaaaaccaaacaCCAGAAGAAAGATACAAATGACAAAACAAGTCAACATACTGATGAAACTTGATATCGTCCAGATCAATGGCTTTCCCTTTAGTTGATCGACCCTGTGCCTCCAGTAGTACTCTATCATTCAGGCCAAGCTTACACTCAGGCATACCACTACGAGAAATGAAGCATTTCATCAGCAAAAGAGCAAACTGATAGAATAAACAAGCGCAAACCTAAAAGATTTAACACAACTGTCAGACAAGCAATCTTTGTTACCAAATCAAACAAGGACACCAAAATGCATTAAGAACCTATACCTTAGGGGTCAGCCTGAACTAAaccaaactaaaaaatattgagTACAAGCGATAGATTCAAATGGCTCTGCCTAACATTTGGTTACGGCTGAATTAAGATCAATGGATTTACAAGGTGAGCTAAACTAGTTAGCATAGACATGGTGTTGACAACCATACTAgttcatattaaaattctaagaCTTCTAAGTCATTGAGTTTATGAAACAAGCCACACGATTACAACTAGTATATAGAAAAACTCATACTTTAAGACTGTTGTTTAGTTTTCAACCATTAACCAAATAGAAGATAGGCACTCACCTCAAATACGTTCTCATTTTTAATGCCCCAACAACATCTGAACGGACTATCTGCCCATTGCTGTTGACCAGTATATTGACACTTTCGACCACATCCAGAAAAACCTGATTAAATGTCAACAGAGCCTCCATCAGAAATGGCATCTCAGTtcattaacccaaaaaaaaaaaaaaaattgcttagGCAGACAACCTACTTCGTTTTTCTTGTACCGTATCCCTTCACTGCGCCAAGAAACTGCATTCGTCACAGCCATGGGAGGACGCTGTGTAACTTCCATCCTATAAGCATCAGTCTTAATAAACTCGCTAAGAATCTTTGCCTCAGTGAATTGAGGGAAACCGAAGTCCATTATCTCATCAAGCAACTCATACTACCAAATGCACAGAGCATCAGTATAAAACCATCAAGTGCTTCCTAAACACTAGCGTGTAAGATTTTCCAAAGAAAAGACCAGTCAGTTTCTTACCACAACCACAAAATTATCTCGCAAAGATTCCTCTTCTAACTCTTCAAAGTAATGTTTAAACACCTACATTCATCAGTGTAGAAGATGCACAATTTGGTACATATATgacatgatttttattaaaaacaaagagtAAATCAAATAACTAGAAATTTCTTACATCAGCTACGCGAtgcaaaaataacaaaatactGGCAGCATTGCAGTTCTGCCTCGAAGCAGCCATCAGGTAAACATTGTTGTGTTGTATAAACATGTAGGTCACACCATTGTCGAATACCACAGGATTTTGCGATTGCGGATCCCCCTGAATCATTTCAAATCCAAAAGAACCTATTACAAATCAGCAACTACTTTCTGTttattcaaccaaaaaaaagagCAGAAACTCTTCACTAAAACTAAAACAACATTATAAGCAGATCATGGAGCTCGGCGATTTTAAATCAGACACAGATCgagcataaatttaaaaaatcaatgaagCAGTGCTTATATCAAATCgaagcatgattttacaagcAAAGCTAAGGCTCAGCTCGTATGCGGATGTGGATACGTACAGAGAAAGTGAAAATGAAAGTGGAAGTGGAAGAGAGAGAGGTGAATCACTGACCTCTTTCTCGATGAACTTGGTGAAGAAGCGTTCAGCTTGAATAGCGGAGACATCACCGCGATAATCACGCCAAATCAACACACGTCCTTTGATGTCAAGAAGGAAGAGCGCCGAGGCGGCGCCAGCCATCTGATGAAAGGGCCTCACCTCACCGGCGTATAACACCAGCACCAGATCCGAGCTGCTGCAGTGCAAGTATGAATGACAAATTGAATGAACAAAACTTTTCTACTGCAAATTCTTTCCTTCTTCCTTCAATCCTTCTGTATACGCCGCTTGgaacgttttttttttttttgtggttttttcgagtcaattaaaaattttaaattaaactgTAGTTTCTGCTACGCACGTGCTTCCCCCTTGAGCTGAAAAGCTGGTTcgtttagtcccttagctgaACTTATAGCCCAGGCCCAGTGATCCGTTAACCATTAATGGTCCAAATTTTATGGTTTCCTAACTCAGGCCCAAAATATGCAACAGATATTGTTTGGTACGACGACGTTCCTGCTTCGGTTCCTATTTGATTTGCGTTACCAATAACAGAATTTTCAATAGGATAGGCGATATGCattttgttttccattttGTCATCTATTTCTTCAATCTCCAATGACTTTGTAAGATAAGTGTGCTCGTGTTCAAATTAGAATCAAGTGAAGAAATTGATGATCATTTTGCGGAGAATGATTAAAGGAGTTCGGTTTTGGATAATTTCTAACAATGCTATACAACAATGTCTATGCGCGTGTGAAAATTTTACTGCACAGTGCATGAATTCATTCTAAATTTTCAAGGTAGGTGAAGtcatgtaataataatttatctaCCGTTACACAGCCTTATAAAGACCTAGCTAACCCCGTCAAGCGAGTTTTCCTATTCAATCGAGGGTATCAAGATTTGAGAAAGTATCTAAAcaatttctctcattttttgcTCTGTTTACTGGGTTTTTACTCAAACACCTTATTGATAATTTCGCCATTTGAGAAGGCGCACGCGCgcacatacatatatacataatttttaagtgtAAGTatcctctctttttttttaatacaaacaCGCTGTTAAACCATGtggttcaataatattaaaatctgaCTCTATTAAATCTCATGACTTACAAGTGTGTCcgcatgaaaaaaataaaggagcACGCACTTAAGAATGGTTATATACAGGGGCGGCTTCACCTTAGGACCAGTGGGGACTTAAGCCCccactggaaaaaaaaataaaattaataattaatttagttttcataaaattctcaataattttttctaaagcCCCCACTAATTTATAGTCAAGCCTACAATACATAATTATACTTAAATTCTcacattctaattttttaaattcaaataaaaaaagatggactttacaaactaaaatcaaacccataaatattaatattaatttaatttttagacgGCCCACAAactcattaataattttttttattaatcttacTTTTCCAATTCCACTACTAATCCAACGCCCATAAAAAATTCCTAaacatttacttattttggttgtttacatagaaaaaaatttatttaataacattaataatgaagttataatacaatgtatcaatcttttaaatttatatttttattactttttaaaaaaattttatgttactgTTGAATAAGCCCCCAGTGAATCACTATGATGTCTCCGCCCCTGGttacatatatatgtgtgtgtgtacatacatgcatacatacatacatacatacatacatacatacaaacATACATGATACACACTcacatatgtatatatatacacatatataacCTTTTGCTTTTTATCCTAACCTTGTATATTTCTCCCGTGGGGTAGCAGCTTCCTTTCAGGTTCAGATTTATAATAGCTTCCAAAGCAGTCTCTGAGTCTTCAtcttgaaatattaatttcatcttattgttaattaaacacaaattatatttaaaaaatgtattaaattAGTTAGCTCATCAATAGAATTGGAAACGTCATATAAGAAAACATATGAGCTGACTTAAAAAGTCTACCAActtctaaaattagtgatatCATTTTGATTGGTTCTTTATTATCGCGGGAAAGTGGATGCGGACTAGTTATAAGCTCAATTAGAATCGCTCCAAAAGTAAAAACATTAGTTTTCGATGTCATCTTAATCTCACGCACAAATCTTGTAGAAATAAAAAGGTAAGATTAACATGTGATCCaatctatatatctatatatatatacaaaactgggacttgaggaggtgatgtggcatcaccatttctcatcatctcatattctctattatctaataaattagttgaaattaaaaaataattacattacaaaatattaaaatagaaaataattattagattataaatgattacatgtctttttctctttctatttaaattcaacaatatgtaactattaataataattaattataagtcttgaaacattcatttattttattctgccaacaattaaattttagtggcttaaaatacatcaattaattaatattaatatatgaagGAATGTTCATTCATCTTACCTCAACAATTCTATTagagcctaattttaatgtcataattccatatttaattattctatcttttgtttagtgcattttggcttcttcaaactccataaacattaaatatttaagatttgtggcatcattatttttcatctttttatattctctattatctaatatattggttgagattaaaaaataattacattacaaaatattaaaaatctacatatatatatatatatatatataaagttgggattAGAGGAGGTGATATGGCAtcactatttctcatcttcttgtattctctatcatctaataaattagttgatattaaaaaaaaataattacattacaaaatattaaaaataaaaaataattattagattataaaagattatatgtctcttcctctttctatttaaattcaataatatgtaaccattaataataattaattataagtcttcaaacattaatttattttattatgccaacaattaaactttagtggcttaatatatcaattaattaatataggaaggaatgtTCCTTCATATTCCCTCAATAATGTCATTGGagtctaattttaatactataatctcatatttaattatgcaaccttttgtttagtgccttttggcttcttcaaactctataaatattaagtagttaagatttgtggcattattatttctcatctttttatattctctataatctaatatattggttgagattaaaaaataattacattacaaaatattaaaaatagaaaataattagtagattataaaagattacatgtctcttcttctttctatttaaattcaacaatatgtaaccattaataataaattaattatagttttaaaatattcatttattttattaagccaacaactaaactttagtagtttaaaatacatcaactaattaatataggaaggaaggttctttcatcttccctcaccaATACCACTATgacataattttaatgtcataatttcatatttaattatgcaaccttttatttagtgtcttttggtttcttcaaattatataaatattaagtatttaagatttgttatgtttggatttttttaattatttaaccaacatcctctttaaaaatgttattatattttttattttttgacttatttaaattttttgtattgtgtgcttcatagagtattcttttcttcatgagtTAAACAATGATAGAGATAGTTGGATGATAAGGAttagattttgtaaaatgtaGGAGTCTATTAAtaccaagaaaaatgaagagttgattagtgtgaacataatttttattgatgaacaggttgtgtacacttaactatacacattaatatatatttttaaagttaacaaaaaaataattaactttcataaatagAGTGGGGAATCTCTCGCTGGTTTTTAGAATTCGACATCAGGAAGTGTTTTCACACCATCGAcctataacaaaaaaaaattaactttcataaataatattagttttataaggctgcgtcatttttaaaaaaataattcatattttttatcagttttatcaagtataaaataataaaaaataatattaaattaattttttaaagccgCACGAAGTGCGGTTCTATTTCATAGTTCTTAATAATTCTcgaaaatttttgtaattcatCCTTGTAAGATgtaggtggcgtttgttttttttctctgaAATCTTAATAGACAtaaattagtctgaattctgaatagagcTGAATATCTAAATCtgaatgatatatatattttttttttgaatcactaaaaatcaatattaagttgtctattttttaacttaaaaaatcttaaaactaatatttttacatttatgcccttacaaattataaatgttaaacaaataataaacatttcaaagaataaaaataacataatatattatcataatataaataatattcaagtaattaaatgaggatattttagagaatatcttttaatgGTATTATTCAAGctttttagattaagtaaaaagattaaaaaaaattaacttaataacttaatggcTTAATggctgaaaattttcattaagttgaaaaaacaaCACGTATTCAGTCGTCTACTTTAAGCTAACAAAATGTATTTGTCATCCACTAAACTGTTAGCAACCGTTTGAATATGATAATGTTAAAGGGATAATCTAGTGTTTTAATATAGAAATAAGAGAAAGTATCACTCGTATGCCTTTAAATTGACTTGTTATCCAAAATAATACAACACTTTCAAATTATATCATTCGTCTACCCGAAGTTAACAAAATACATTTTTCCGTCCATGAAATCATTATTGCTCCGATCGACCTCCATCGTCGCGAGTTAACCTTCACTGGCACCATATCTACCAAATTTGACAATCACCGCTCCAAGTCAATGCTACCAACCATCGGCTATTTGTATGAACCCtagtttttgaaattataaacttTACAAACAATGCAACTGTGTGAAGCCAATTCttgagaagaaaaaatcaattaattggttgtttttgcttttagGACAAATGCTTAGATGCAAGCTTTTTGAGTTGAAGTATTTTTACAAACATACAATGAAGTATAGTACAGGTGCCAAAGATAGGATTCTTTATGTTACTTATTTAAGCTTGTATAAACAATTAGGTCCTAAGagtctttttttatatttaattaactaagaGATATAATCTTATATTAAAAGATCAAGTTATCCCTGACGTCGTTACATtcaaacggcaactaacgATTTAGTGGATGACAAATAACTTTTGTCAACTTTAGGTGGACAAAtgatacaaaataaaagtgtTATAGTATATTGCATAACATAGTAATTTAAgagtatacaagtgataatttttttttacattaatttgaGTTTCAATGGCAAAATCGTTAATTGACaacaattttgttaatattcaaattaggggtgggcattcgGTTCAGTTTTTACTGAACTGaaccaaaatatttcaatttgattcgGTTTGGTTTTACCAGCAAAAACCGAATGAGTCACAAATTGAAGAACCAACGATTGGTTGTGTTTGGTTCGGATTAAAATTGAACTGAACCAACAAACCGATCGGTTTTTAACATGTAAATAGCTAAACAAAACCTAAACCTAAAATCAATTACACACACTCATCTCCCACACAGCTGCCAGCAACACACACCTTCTCTTTCTCACCGCCAGCAGCACACACTCACAACCTCACTCTTTCACACTCTCATCGGCAGCACAACCCATTTCCACCACCACCAGCCGCTTGTTTCTctcaacacacacacacaatcgGCAACCACTCTTTTCTCACACCATACACACAACTCGCAGCCGCTTCTCTCTCATATCACACAACCACTGTCAACCCTTAGCACAGTCGCTTATCAGCCACCGATAGTTCGTCACAACCCCCACAACATCCATCCTTTATCCCTCATTCATCACAACCCCTCGACCATCCCACAAGaattcttattttcttcttatttctctcgctttttttaattctctttcTATTATAGatccatttatttgtttaagtaaaataacaatattaaaatttttattttttattttttgctttttgctttttgctttttttatttgtatttgttttttttttttggatttgatgTCAAAGCCATTTCTTTTGCTGTTTGGAACATT encodes:
- the LOC102614046 gene encoding AP-1 complex subunit mu-2, which translates into the protein MAGAASALFLLDIKGRVLIWRDYRGDVSAIQAERFFTKFIEKEGDPQSQNPVVFDNGVTYMFIQHNNVYLMAASRQNCNAASILLFLHRVADVFKHYFEELEEESLRDNFVVVYELLDEIMDFGFPQFTEAKILSEFIKTDAYRMEVTQRPPMAVTNAVSWRSEGIRYKKNEVFLDVVESVNILVNSNGQIVRSDVVGALKMRTYLSGMPECKLGLNDRVLLEAQGRSTKGKAIDLDDIKFHQCVRLARFENDRTISFIPPDGSFDLMTYRLSTQVKPLIWVEAQIERHSRSRIEIMVKARSQFKERSTATNVEIELPVPADATNPNVRTSMGSARYAPENDALVWKIKSFPGNKEYMLRAEFSLPSITAEEAAPERKAPIRVKFEIPYFTVSGIQVRYLKIIEKSGYQALPWVRYITMAGEYELRLM